The following coding sequences are from one Megachile rotundata isolate GNS110a chromosome 13, iyMegRotu1, whole genome shotgun sequence window:
- the bigmax gene encoding helix-loop-helix-leucine zipper transcription factor bigmax has translation MADTLHKEGYEISNLAMRGRGNIGGDSDMKLEPSSPTEKYTFSRCSSTGSVNTPSSSAHNTEDEDSDNKNSTISYKERRREAHTQAEQKRRDAIKKGYDSLQDLVPTCQHTDSSGYKLSKATVLQKSIDYIQFLLQQKKKQEEERNALRKEVVALRIMQANYEQIVKAHQTQSGHAEMRVSDETKFQVFQAIMDRLFQTFNNISVANFAELSGCVFSWLEEHCKPQTLREVVLSVLQQLNNQIS, from the exons caaatttggcAATGCGTGGTAGAGGTAATATCGGAGGAGATAGCGATATGAAGCTGGAACCGTCTAGTCCTACAGAGAAATATACATTTTCTCGCTGCAGTAGTACTGGATCAGTGAACACTCCATCTTCATCTGCTCATAACACAG AAGACGAAGACAGTGACAATAAAAATTCAACTATAAGTTACAAGGAACGTAGGAGGGAAGCGCATACTCAAGCAGAGCAGAAACGAAGAGATGCTATTAAAAAGGGATATGATTCTCTTCAAGATCTGGTTCCTACTTGTCAACATACAGATTCTTCAGGCTACAAACTTTCCAAGGCCACTGTACTTCAGAAATCCATTGATTATATACAGTTTTTGTTGCAACAAAAGAAGAAGCAAGAAGAGGAACGTAACGCATTGAGAAAAGAAGTTGTTGCCTTGCGTATCATGCAAGCTAATTACGAACAAATTGTTAAAGCGCACCAAACCCAATCGGGACATGCAGAAATGCGTGTATCTGATGAGACCAAATTTCAAGTG TTCCAGGCAATCATGGATCGTTTGTTCCAAACATTTAATAACATTTCTGTAGCAAACTTTGCAGAATTATCTGGATGCGTGTTTAGTTGGTTAGAAGAACATTGCAAACCTCAG ACATTACGTGAAGTAGTACTATCAGTGCTTCAACAGCTCAACAACCAAATCAGCTAG